The window GGTGAAAAAAGGTCAATACGAAGGCACTGTGCCGCAACGCTGGAAGCTGGCTGGATTGCAGGGCTATGAACGCGAACGCCACATCGTCGAATCGCTGCTCAACAGCGGAAAAATCAGCGTGCCAACGTCAGACGATGGCCGCTATAGCAATGTGCAATCCATCAACGTGAAGTCGCTGCTGCTGCCGGATACCGCGCAGAGGGAGAAACACGTGGCGGAGCTGACGCAACAGCGCGACAGCGCCACCAACGCGTTGACCAAACAGCGGCTGAACGATCAACTGACGATAATCGCGGCCATAAACTAACCGACGCTTCGCGGGAAGCCGAAATGGCTGACCGCGTGTGTCGAGCGGTGATAATGGAGAGATCGTAGAGATACTGCCTGCCAATGGCTGGCAGTATTATCTCTCGCTGCGGGCTTTCCAGCGTTCGCTCGTCAGGTAACCGTTCACCCCCACATCCAGGAAAGGGCGTGGCGGCAGGTAGTTCGCCTGCCCGAGCGATTGCATATCGCCAATCAGCGGGTTGTCTTCACCCAGTGCCAAATCCGCCAGAATATGTCCGGCAGCGGTTTGCTTCGACAGACCTGCCCCGTTACAGCCTGCTGACGCGTACACATTGTCGCTTAGCTGTCCCCAAATTGGTGCCCCGTTGCGTGTGACGCTAATCAGCCCTGACCAGGTATGCGCCATTTTCACATCACTCAACTGTGGGAACATGCGGGCAAAAATAGCCGCATGACGCCGCGCGTGGCGTCCGGTTTCTACCGCACTATTGACCAGCTCCGGGGCAAATTTCACATGCTCCCGAATAAGGAAACGATGGTCACGCGTATAGCGTAGTGTGGCACTGGCTAGCGCATTGACCGGCGTTAGCCCCCAGTCCGGCATGTCGCCCATACGTGCTATCTGTTCCGCATTCAGCGGTTCCGTCAGCGTCGCGAAAGTCGCCACGGCAAACACCCGACCATTGAACAACGGCAAGCCACGCGCCGCGCCGTTAATCGCCATCATCAGCTTATCCGCCTGAATCTCGCCATAGGGCGTTTCCACGCGAATGCGCGAACCTGTCTCGATATTCAGTGCCGGAGAATGGGCGTAAACCGTCACGTTCTTCGGCAGGTTCGCCACTAACCCAACCACCAGCGCCGCCGGGTTTAGCAGAATGCAATTGGGGGTATACACGGCGCGATGATAGAAAGACGTGCCGAGGCGACGAGCAAGCTCGTCTTTTTCCACCACCTGATAGGATTCACCCAGATCGTCCAATTCACGGACATAGGTGTCGATCAGGCCGTTGAACGTCGAACTGACCGCACAGTGATATTTACCCGCCACGCTCCAGTCGCACGCGATAGCATGGCGATCCACCTTCTCTTTCAGATGCGCCACGCCGGACTGCAACAGACGGCGATAAGCCGCCGCTTTTTCCAGCTCGGCCGTCGAGCTGCCGATATTGTGCGGCAAATCGATGACGAAACCAGAATTACGCCCAGAGGCATTGTCGCCAATCTCGCCGGCATCCAGCAGGATAATGTGTTTATCCGGGCGCTGTTCAGCCAGACGCTGTGCAAAGGCGATCCCCGCATAGCCTGCGCCGATCACCAGCCAGTCCGCGGTTATTTTTCCACGCTGCTGTGGGTAATTCGGTTTATCGATAAGATCTGCCGACCAGCCATTACGATTCTGATCGAAAGGAAGGTGTTTGATTTTCACAATGGTGTAAGCCTTGAGGAGAACGGGTTGTACCGAAAGGCGGAACAGAAACCCGACGATACGTAATACGGATTAAGATAAAGAAAGGCAGGAAGCGGTGTCCAGCAAGAAATGTATATATTTTAAATAATTGGCGTGTACATACCCTAAATAATTCGAGTTACAGGAAGGCGGCAAGAGAGGAAATCCCGATGAGCTTACTCAAGTAAGTGATTCGGGTGACTGACAAACCTGCTAGAGGCTGGTTTGAACGCTGCTTGCAGCGGCTCCAACGGAGCGAGACACACGCAAGTGTGTCGAGTAGCGCAGCCAACACACCTGTAACTTGAAGTATGACGGGTAAGAGCGCCTGCGAATACAGGCGCTCAGAAGGACTAAGGCGTTACACCACGCCCTGCGCCAGCATCGCGTCGGCCACTTTTACAAAGCCCGCCACGTTGGCACCGCGCACGTAGTTAGTCTGGTTGCCTTCGCCACCGTACTGCACACATGCAGTGTGAATATCCAGCATGATGTGATGCAGACGCGCATCCACCTTCTCGGCTTTCCAGCCCAAACGCGCCGCGTTCTGCGCCATTTCCAGCCCGGATGTCGCTACGCCGCCCGCGTTAGCCGCTTTGCCCGGTGCAAACAGCACGCCCGCATCCAGGAACGCATCGGTCGCCGGGATCGTCGTTGGCATGTTCGCGCCTTCTGCCACGGCTTTCACCCCGTTAGCAATCAGCGTCTGTGCCGCTGGCAGGTCCAGCTCATTCTGTGTGGCGCACGGCAGTGCGATGTCTACCGGCACTTCCCACGGCGTTTTACCTGCAAGGTAGGTCAGCTTCGCTTCACGCGCATAATCTTCCACGCGACCATAGCGTTTATTTTTGATCTCTTCCAGCAGCGCCAGTTTCTCTGGGGTAAACCCGTTCTCATCCACCACCGTGCCGTTGGAATCCGATGCCGTGACCACACGCGCACCCAGCTCCATTGCTTTTTCAATCGCATACTGCGCCACATTACCGGAGCCGGACACCGCAACGCGCATGCCTTCAAAGCTCAGACCGTGGCGTTTCAGCATCGCTTCCGTGAAGTAGATCAGGCCGTAGCCCGTCGCTTCAGGACGGATCAGACTGCCGCCGAACGACAGCCCTTTACCGGTGAAGACACATGCGGTGTTGTTGGTCAGCTTCTTCATCATACCGGTCATGAAACCGACTTCGCGGCCACCCACGCCGATATCGCCCGCCGGAACGTCCGTATCAGCGCCCAGATGACGATACAGTTCCGTCATCAGCGCCTGACAGAAACGCATGATTTCGCCCTGGCTTTTCCCTTTCGGGTTAAAGTCCGAACCGCCTTTACCGCCGCCCATTGGCAGCGTTGTCAGCGCATTCTTGAACGTCTGTTCGAAGCCGAGGAATTTCAGAATCGACAGGTTAACGGACGGATGGAAACGCATGCCGCCTTTGTACGGCCCGATCGCGGAGCTAAACTGGACACGCCAGGCACGGTTCACCTGTACCTGACCTTTGTCGTCCGTCCACGCGACGCGAAACTGAATCACACGTTCCGGTTCTACCAATCGCTCCAGCAGGCTGTAATCCGCATAGTGAGGGTTCTGCTCCAGAAAAGGCCACAGAGTCGAAAGCACTTCATTAACGGCCTGTAGAAATTCAGGCTGATGCGGATCGCGTTGTTGAACAGAATCAAGAAAACTCGCCAGAGATACGATTTGTGCCATGAACAGCTCCTGATTGAACGAATAAGCTCCCTTCTGCTTCTTTATTTTTAGACACGCAGAAGCTTGTGGGATCGATGAAAATGATGTTGTGTCCTCTGGACTATAACACTGGCGATGGATATTTAAGCAAGCGTTTTCTTTTCAGATAAACGTTAGAATCCAATGAGATAGGAAGGGTTTTTCGGCGATTTAGGAAAGGAAATTTGACATAAGTTTTTGTTATATAACAAAAGGCACAGCCTTGAAGCCGTGCCTTTCGTCACTGAAAAAAAATGCAAAAAAAGCTAATTTTTATTCGTCTTCATCATCACGCAGCGGCACGATGAGCATGTCGACATGCACGGTATTAATCAGCTGGCGCGCCGAAGACATCAATTTGCTCCAGAAGTCCTGATGGTGGCCGCACAGCACCAAATCGGCGTCGTATTTCTTAATCGCATCAACCAGTACTTGTCCTAAATCACCGCTGCCGCTCAGCGTCTCGCTGATGGGGTAGCCCGCGTTCTGTGACAGCTCGGTTAACGCGTTCTGGGTTTCTTCGGAGATACGCTGTTGCATGTCGCCCAGATTGACGTCGATAAGCCCCGTGTAGAGATCGGAGTAGTTCACATCAACGTGGATTAACGAAACTTTCGCATTGTACGGTCTCGCCATTGAAACGGCTTTTTCCACTAACACTTTGCTTTCTGGAGAAAGGTCAACAGCAATAAGGATGTGTTTGTAAGCCATAATAAGACTCCTTCCGTAAAGACTAATTAAGGGTTAGCAGCTATTTCTCCTGCCAATCTGATACTTAACAGCGGATTATAGGATAGCACTCATCCGCAGTATCGGACTGTTCAGTTGATCACAACCCGTTTTCAAACCTGTTAATTCTATTGATAAGTGTAGTAGAAACCGCTCCTTTTCACAGTTAAATCGCGCAGCTTCTCCTTTCAGAAAGGGCATTATCTCGCCGAAAATCGTCCTTAATGCCGATTGCGCCTGCCTCTCTGGCACAAAAGAACATTCTTCTTCTACACTACAAGTAGGGGACGGTGCGCCTGTCCGCCGTCCTCTGGGATGAAAAACGAGAACGGGGCTAGCCGTGATGCTGTTGGCTATCCAAAATGACAATAAAATCGTGCGTAAGCACGTGGCATAACTATTCGTCGTCGAAAAACATCGCAGAAAAATGTCGTAGATAAGCGTCGCAGGTCATCGTAACGCTTGTCATCGGTCACAGGTGGGCAACGGGAATGTGTGGCTATCGTATCTGACGAATAGAACGACCGGGAGGGAAGCATGATTAGTACATTTGCGCTTTTCTGGGCTTTATGTATCGTCTGCATCATTAATATGGCGAGATACTACTCTTCATTGCGCGTGTTACTGCTGGTTTTGCGTGACTGTGACCCGCTACTTTACCAATACGTTGACGGAGGGGGATTCTTTACCTCGCACGGCCAGCCAAGCAAGCAAATCAGGCTGGTAGGCTATATCTACGCACAACGCTATCTTGATCATCACGACCCTGAGTTTATTCGCCGCTGCGAGCGGGTGCGGGGACAATTCCTGCTCACGACCGCCCTATGTGGCCTTATTGTCATCAGCCTGATTGCCATGATGATATGGTATTAAAACATCGTACTTATATAATTATTGGTACTTACACACTCTCTGGTATTAACACCATGAACGTCGATAAAAAGTAAAAAGGCGATTCCCCACAGAATCGCCTTTTTTTATGACGAACATCCTTGTCCGTCCCCCTGTGGGCCGCCGCAAGCGGCGTTGAAAAACGTTCCCTACGTTTTTTATGCGTGATGAATGACCGCAGTTAAATCAGCTTCAATGCCAGCCAGTACAGCGTCCCGGACATCAGCATCGAGATAGGCAACGTCAGCACCCAGGCCAGCAGGATACTTCTTATCGTTTTACCCTGTACGCCACCACCGTCAGCAATCATCGTCCCGGCAACCGCCGAGGACAATACGTGCGTGGTGGAAACTGGCATACCGGTGTAGCTGGCAACGCCAATCGACAGAGCCGCCGTCACCTGCGCCGAAACGCCCTGTGCATAGGTCATGCCTTTCTTACCAATCTTCTCGCCGATGGTCACAGCTACGCGTTTCCAGCCCACCATTGTGCCTAGAGACAGCGCCAGTGCGACAGCGACGATAATCCAGAGAGGCGCATACTCAACTGTCTGCAGCATGTCTTTACGCAGATTGCTCAGGTAGCGTTTATCTTCACCCGACGTTTCTGGCAGCTTGATCACCCGATCCATCGTATCCGAGATACACATCAGCAGGCGACGCACTCTGCTACGATCGTCAGGGTTCAACTGGTCGTAACTTTTCAGGTTATTCAGCAGGCCCTGTGTACGCTCAATCGCAATCATCACGCGTGAACTGTCACAGTGAAATTCTTTCTGGCCATTGCCGGGAATCGTGTTTTCCGGTGCAGGAATCACAGGCGGAGACAGATCGATAACGTGCGTCAATGCGTCGCCGTGCTGCTTGTAATATTCCTGCAAATTGACAACGGCATCGCGGGTACGACTGATGTCATAGCCAGATGCGTTCATGTTGACAATGAATCCGGCTGGCGCGACGCCAATCAGTACCAGCATAATCAAACCGATACCTTTCTGACCGTCGTTTGCCCCGTGAGAGAAGCTCACCCCAATCGCCGATAGAATCAGCGCGGTACGCGTCCAGAATGGCGGCTTGCGTTTGCCATCCTGCTTCTCGCGATCGACAGGCGTCAGGTGCACACGTTTACGCTTTTTACTGTTGTTCCAGAACCGACGCAGCACCAGCAGCATCAGACCCGCAACCACCATCCCCACAATCGGCGATAGCAACAGCGACAGGAAAATGCTGATCATTTTCGGCACGTTCAACGCATCCACGACGGAAGTATTCGTCAACAGCGCGTTGGTCAAACCAATACCGATAATGGAACCGATCAGCGTGTGAGAACTGGAGGCAGGAATACCGAAATACCAGGTACCCAGGTTCCAGATAATGGCGGCCAGCAGCATGGAAAACACCATTGCCAAGCCGTGCGCCGAACTCACGTTCAGCAGTAAATCCGTGGGGAGAAGGTGAACAATCGCATAGGCTACGCTCAGGCCGCCCAGCAGTACACCAAAGAAGTTAAAGATACCCGCCATAACAACGGCAAACTCTGCGCGCATAGCGCGGGTATAAATAACAGTGGCAACGGCATTCGCAGTATCGTGAAAACCGTTAATGGCTTCATACATGAGTACAAACAACAAAGCCAATATCAACATCAGGCCGGTGTAGTAATCCAGTCCGGCAAATAAATGTAGCATAAACGTTAGGCCATTTAGTGGTCATGAACGCGGCGCATTATCGGCGACAAGCAGGGGTCGGGAAAAGCAAAATATGACATTTTTTTGACTTAATATGTGATGGGGATCGACGGAGAAATCACTTAATCAATAAAAATCAAATAATTATATATTATTACTAAAATACGCAAATTGTTACGCTGGTATCGAACAAAAACCAACACTACAATTTGCCGCCCCGTGGCTTATGCTTGCGGCCATCCAAGAAAATCTATTCACTCATCGGAGAAATGCATTGTGGAACAGTTTGACGCTGTCATCATCGGTGCCGGTGCAGCAGGCATGTTTTGCGCAGCACAGGCGGGACAACGCGGACTGCGTGTGCTATTGCTCGATAACGGCAAGAAGGCTGGCCGGAAAATATTGATGTCCGGCGGCGGTCGCTGCAACTTTACCAATATGTATGCAGAACCCGCGGCGTACCTGTCTCACAATCCTCACTTTTGCAAATCGGCACTAGCGCGTTATACCCAATGGGATTTCATCAGTCTGGTCAACAGCCATCGCATCGCTTACCACGAGAAAACGCTCGGCCAGCTATTCTGCGATGATTCCGCACAGCAAATCGTTGACATGCTGGTAACAGAGTGCGAACGAGCTAACGTCACTCTCCGTCTGCGTAGTGAAGTCACCTCGGTAGAAAAATCAGACGATCTATTCACCATCCAGCTAAACAACGGCACATCATTCCAAAGCGCATCGCTGGTTGTTGCCTGCGGCGGCCTGTCGATGCCGGGCCTGGGCGCGACGCCGTTCGGCTACCAGCTTGCTGCACAGTTCGATATCAACGTGCTCCCCACTCGCGCCGCGTTAGTGCCTTTCACATTGCATAAGCAGCTGCTCGAACAGCTGCAAACGCTCTCCGGCGTCTCTGTGCCTACCGTTGTCACCGCAGAAAACGGCGTGACGTTCCGTGAAAACATTCTGTTCACGCACCGTGGGCTCTCTGGCCCTGCTATTTTGCAGATCTCCAGCTACTGGCAGGCCGGGGAATTCGTCACCATCAATCTGCTGCCCGACCGCGATCTCACCCAGCTCATTAATGACGAACGCATCGCTCACCCAAACCAAAGTCTGAAAAACACGCTGGCGCAGTGGCTGCCTAAACGACTGGTTGAATGTCTGCAAGCGTTAGGACAACTGCCGGACGTCACATTGAAACAGCTCAACAGCGCACAGCAAACACAGATGGAACAGAGCCTGCAACAGTGGCGCGTACAACCAAACGGCACGGAGGGCTACCGCACTGCCGAAGTGACCATCGGCGGCGTTGACACCCGCGCGCTGTCCTCCAAAACCATGGAAGCCAACGCGGTGCCGGGGCTGTATTTCATCGGTGAAGTGGTCGATGTGACCGGCTGGCTCGGCGGCTATAATTTCCAATGGGCATGGAGCTCCGCATGGGCGTGTGCGCAGGCGCTGCCTTTTAGTAAATAGGCACTATAATAACCATTCAGTGATCTCCTTTAATGCATGGACATGGAGAAAAGGACGTCTCTACATAGGCCTCCGCTGCCAGAAAGGAAATGTGGATGAGTCCCAGACTTAACAAACATAAAATCAACCTCTTGCAGTTACTGGTTGCTGGCATACTGCCGCTGCTGCTTGGGTTGTTGTTCACTTTTGTTGAGTCCAGATTAATGGTAAAGCGGGATTTGGAATCCACTGCGCAAATCGCGATGAATCATGCCGAGAATATTTCGGCACAGGCATGGAAGATGGTAGATCGTCTCCAGCGCTTCCATGGTCAGCCCTGCAACATTATCGGCGATGAATTGCAGCGCCTCGGTTCGGTCTTTTCTTACTTTCGTGCCATTGGCGTTATCCATAATACCAATGTCTATTGCTCTTCAACGTTTGGCAGCACACTGACGCCAATCAGCCGCGTCATTCAACAACCGCTGCCAGAGACGTATTCTGAACGCTGGAGCCTGTCGATTGCTGGTTCAGACAACGTGAAAGAACGGCCGGCGCTGATTTTTGTCCAGATGCCTCTTACGGGTGACGGCGCTTACGCCATGGTCGATGCGCAATATCTGATCGACCTCATGATTGCGATTAGCAAAATACGCGGCTACCAACTTACCCTGAAAATGGATAACGGCCATCCGATTCAAACTGGCCCGGCGATTACGCCCCGCATCGGCCTATTTTCTACCTCTGCGCTTGAAATCAGGTCGAGCCGATTCCCGATTACGCTCAATATCACCGCCCCAGCTTCTCAGGAAATAGCGAACTGGAAGCAGGCTTTCTTCACGTTTCTGCCACTGGCGATTATTCTCTCTCTGCTTTTCACTACGGCGATCTGGTACTGGCAAAAACGTAAATTATTATTCCGCGACGAAATCCGCAAAGGCATCGCTAACGGCGAGTTTTCCGTCTATTACCAGCCCATCTATGATGCAGAATCGCAAACCTGCACCGGCGTTGAGACGTTACTGCGCTGGCGACGTAGCAACGGGAAGTGGATCAGACCTGATATATTTATCTCTGCCGCCGAAGCTGAAAGTATGATTATTCCCATCACTCGGCACTTATTTGATCTGGTGGCATCAGATATTGCCAGTTGGCAGGTAAAGCCGGGGTTTCATCTGGGGCTCAACGTTGCAGCCGAACACCTGCATCATCCCAGTTTTGTATCAGACGTACACCGTTTCGCAGAGAAGGTCGCTTCTCATTCATTAAGCATTTCTCTGGAACTGACGGAACGTAACCTCATCAGCAATGGCCCTGAAATCATACAGCGCCTGCATCAGCTACGTGAAGATGGCTTTATGATTACCATTGATGACTTTGGTACCGGACACTGTTCACTCTCTTATCTGCAAAACTTTCCGCTAGATTGCCTGAAAATAGACCAAGGATTCGTTAGCGCAATTTCATCACCAGATGAAGAAGCGCCAATTCTTGATGCCATTATTAATTTGAGCCATCGCATCAATCTTCAATCCGTCGCGGAAGGCGTAGAAACCAAACAGCAGCTCATGTATTTACAACAGCACGGCGTCAAATATATACAGGGATTCCTTTACGCTAAGCCGATGGATAATGAATCGTTTCTCGTCTGGCTTCACTACAATGGCAATAAATCGATAGAGAGCTTTATGATGAAAAATGAAGAAGGGAAGAAGAACGACTAACCGGCGGAAACATGTCCACCGGTTTTCGATATCAGATAAATCAGAAACGATAGCCGACGCCAATATTAAAGGCATCGACACGCGTTTCATAAATTTTCGTGCCTTCGTAGCCAATATCAATCGCCCAGTTTGCTACTGGCGTAATTTGAATACCGGCACCGTAAGCAAAGCTGGATTTACTTTCACTACCCGATTCACGGACAGCATCTCCCTCTTCCCAACTGGATTTACCGCGCCCAATACCCGCCAAGCCATAAACGCTGACATATTCGTTAAAACGGTAGGATGGCCCAGCCATGAGTGAATAGTATTTCAACTTATAAACATCACTGCTTGAATTCTGATAATACTCTGTTTGCTCCGCGCTCACATAAGTGAAAGAGCCAATAATGCCGAGATCGGAATCACCTTGATAATGGTATTTTGCGGTAATCCCTTTTGGATCTTTAAAGTCATCGACTTTCGCCTGAGCATAACCCAAAGATACCGTTTGTGTTGCCTGAGCAACAGACATTCCCATGGCACAAGCAAGTAGAGTGGAAAGCAGCAGCGTTGTTTTTTTCATGATCGAAACATCTTCCATGTTTGAATAAAAAAGACGATTCCAACAAAGCGAATATATAACTATCGCGAATGTTGACCGCACATAAACTTACATTTAAATACGGTTAGGTAAAGTCAGTCTTATTTTTAAACAATAGAGGGAAATTCTGGATTTAATTATTAAAAAACAAAAAGATAAATAACGAAGAGGATAATTAACCCACTATTTATCGTTCGGTTTTTGGGAACATTCTGAACTAAAAACGCGGAAAATATAGCAATTCATGACATCAGAAAGCGCCAGAATAAAACCCTATTTTTATAAAGGA is drawn from Pectobacterium aroidearum and contains these coding sequences:
- the gdhA gene encoding NADP-specific glutamate dehydrogenase: MAQIVSLASFLDSVQQRDPHQPEFLQAVNEVLSTLWPFLEQNPHYADYSLLERLVEPERVIQFRVAWTDDKGQVQVNRAWRVQFSSAIGPYKGGMRFHPSVNLSILKFLGFEQTFKNALTTLPMGGGKGGSDFNPKGKSQGEIMRFCQALMTELYRHLGADTDVPAGDIGVGGREVGFMTGMMKKLTNNTACVFTGKGLSFGGSLIRPEATGYGLIYFTEAMLKRHGLSFEGMRVAVSGSGNVAQYAIEKAMELGARVVTASDSNGTVVDENGFTPEKLALLEEIKNKRYGRVEDYAREAKLTYLAGKTPWEVPVDIALPCATQNELDLPAAQTLIANGVKAVAEGANMPTTIPATDAFLDAGVLFAPGKAANAGGVATSGLEMAQNAARLGWKAEKVDARLHHIMLDIHTACVQYGGEGNQTNYVRGANVAGFVKVADAMLAQGVV
- a CDS encoding Ail/Lom family outer membrane beta-barrel protein codes for the protein MKKTTLLLSTLLACAMGMSVAQATQTVSLGYAQAKVDDFKDPKGITAKYHYQGDSDLGIIGSFTYVSAEQTEYYQNSSSDVYKLKYYSLMAGPSYRFNEYVSVYGLAGIGRGKSSWEEGDAVRESGSESKSSFAYGAGIQITPVANWAIDIGYEGTKIYETRVDAFNIGVGYRF
- the uspA gene encoding universal stress protein UspA codes for the protein MAYKHILIAVDLSPESKVLVEKAVSMARPYNAKVSLIHVDVNYSDLYTGLIDVNLGDMQQRISEETQNALTELSQNAGYPISETLSGSGDLGQVLVDAIKKYDADLVLCGHHQDFWSKLMSSARQLINTVHVDMLIVPLRDDEDE
- a CDS encoding EAL domain-containing protein; translated protein: MSPRLNKHKINLLQLLVAGILPLLLGLLFTFVESRLMVKRDLESTAQIAMNHAENISAQAWKMVDRLQRFHGQPCNIIGDELQRLGSVFSYFRAIGVIHNTNVYCSSTFGSTLTPISRVIQQPLPETYSERWSLSIAGSDNVKERPALIFVQMPLTGDGAYAMVDAQYLIDLMIAISKIRGYQLTLKMDNGHPIQTGPAITPRIGLFSTSALEIRSSRFPITLNITAPASQEIANWKQAFFTFLPLAIILSLLFTTAIWYWQKRKLLFRDEIRKGIANGEFSVYYQPIYDAESQTCTGVETLLRWRRSNGKWIRPDIFISAAEAESMIIPITRHLFDLVASDIASWQVKPGFHLGLNVAAEHLHHPSFVSDVHRFAEKVASHSLSISLELTERNLISNGPEIIQRLHQLREDGFMITIDDFGTGHCSLSYLQNFPLDCLKIDQGFVSAISSPDEEAPILDAIINLSHRINLQSVAEGVETKQQLMYLQQHGVKYIQGFLYAKPMDNESFLVWLHYNGNKSIESFMMKNEEGKKND
- the uspB gene encoding universal stress protein UspB, which codes for MISTFALFWALCIVCIINMARYYSSLRVLLLVLRDCDPLLYQYVDGGGFFTSHGQPSKQIRLVGYIYAQRYLDHHDPEFIRRCERVRGQFLLTTALCGLIVISLIAMMIWY
- a CDS encoding FAD-binding oxidoreductase, whose translation is MKIKHLPFDQNRNGWSADLIDKPNYPQQRGKITADWLVIGAGYAGIAFAQRLAEQRPDKHIILLDAGEIGDNASGRNSGFVIDLPHNIGSSTAELEKAAAYRRLLQSGVAHLKEKVDRHAIACDWSVAGKYHCAVSSTFNGLIDTYVRELDDLGESYQVVEKDELARRLGTSFYHRAVYTPNCILLNPAALVVGLVANLPKNVTVYAHSPALNIETGSRIRVETPYGEIQADKLMMAINGAARGLPLFNGRVFAVATFATLTEPLNAEQIARMGDMPDWGLTPVNALASATLRYTRDHRFLIREHVKFAPELVNSAVETGRHARRHAAIFARMFPQLSDVKMAHTWSGLISVTRNGAPIWGQLSDNVYASAGCNGAGLSKQTAAGHILADLALGEDNPLIGDMQSLGQANYLPPRPFLDVGVNGYLTSERWKARSER
- a CDS encoding NAD(P)/FAD-dependent oxidoreductase, encoding MEQFDAVIIGAGAAGMFCAAQAGQRGLRVLLLDNGKKAGRKILMSGGGRCNFTNMYAEPAAYLSHNPHFCKSALARYTQWDFISLVNSHRIAYHEKTLGQLFCDDSAQQIVDMLVTECERANVTLRLRSEVTSVEKSDDLFTIQLNNGTSFQSASLVVACGGLSMPGLGATPFGYQLAAQFDINVLPTRAALVPFTLHKQLLEQLQTLSGVSVPTVVTAENGVTFRENILFTHRGLSGPAILQISSYWQAGEFVTINLLPDRDLTQLINDERIAHPNQSLKNTLAQWLPKRLVECLQALGQLPDVTLKQLNSAQQTQMEQSLQQWRVQPNGTEGYRTAEVTIGGVDTRALSSKTMEANAVPGLYFIGEVVDVTGWLGGYNFQWAWSSAWACAQALPFSK
- the pitA gene encoding inorganic phosphate transporter PitA; its protein translation is MLHLFAGLDYYTGLMLILALLFVLMYEAINGFHDTANAVATVIYTRAMRAEFAVVMAGIFNFFGVLLGGLSVAYAIVHLLPTDLLLNVSSAHGLAMVFSMLLAAIIWNLGTWYFGIPASSSHTLIGSIIGIGLTNALLTNTSVVDALNVPKMISIFLSLLLSPIVGMVVAGLMLLVLRRFWNNSKKRKRVHLTPVDREKQDGKRKPPFWTRTALILSAIGVSFSHGANDGQKGIGLIMLVLIGVAPAGFIVNMNASGYDISRTRDAVVNLQEYYKQHGDALTHVIDLSPPVIPAPENTIPGNGQKEFHCDSSRVMIAIERTQGLLNNLKSYDQLNPDDRSRVRRLLMCISDTMDRVIKLPETSGEDKRYLSNLRKDMLQTVEYAPLWIIVAVALALSLGTMVGWKRVAVTIGEKIGKKGMTYAQGVSAQVTAALSIGVASYTGMPVSTTHVLSSAVAGTMIADGGGVQGKTIRSILLAWVLTLPISMLMSGTLYWLALKLI